From a single Silene latifolia isolate original U9 population chromosome 6, ASM4854445v1, whole genome shotgun sequence genomic region:
- the LOC141587709 gene encoding uncharacterized protein LOC141587709, whose amino-acid sequence MECITTASYSLVLNGETFGFFKGKKGLRQGDPLSPLLFTIAMEYFSRILHFTTANMKFRFHPLCGRLQLSHLMFADDLLLFSRGDTQSVMVLLRSFATFSQSSGLHMNKLKSNIYFNGVPKSDRDHIISASGCVEGNIPFKYLGIPIVAGKMGKKDCQILVDKIVDRIRSFGARKLSYAGRLVMVQAGLTSLYTYWTSIFLIPKGVLRKIDSICRNYLWDGSCIYVRTPLVNWDQVCSPKKEGGLGLKNSFTWNTATMGKLVWWIYSKPDSLWVKWVHQIYMKGSEWVTHTPRTHMGGNWKSICSVRDVFSAGYSNGCWLADMRGYTVSSGYEWLRQKNQQVGWARLIWKSWMVPKHSFFCWLLLRKALNVKEKLFRHGVIVNEQCCICDNGKEDFSHLFQDCRYTKMVVEDICSSLQIPVPTGNGIVWIGRRNWPAYKKNVCTLAFMAMYYAIWQQRNSARADGVLLKPATLTTQIIRLMQVHARVNLDMKNYEQELNWINALLTRAVLDSAAKGRFQKNVEDSKGWRLIEEMTIHVVEYGNPRGGRNVNELVVAEVESPSGSLGSPEIVEIVGEHAQVCAITEHEILCGRCAMEGHDPIGCLASVERVLAYQKFRQGVRFSQLYEDLTSASTPLDCNAVAEFPFYKWGVCRTEILGFELNATAWGEKQQG is encoded by the exons ATGGAGTGCATCACTACTGCTTCATACTCACTTGTTCTGAATGGTGAGACTTTTGGGTTTTTTAAAGGGAAGAAGGGATTGAGACAAGGGGATCCCTTATCTCCCCTTCTATTTACAATTGCCATGGaatatttctctagaattctgCATTTTACTACTGCCAATATGAAGTTCAGGTTCCATCCTTTGTGTGGAAGATTACAATTAAGTCATCTTATGTTTGCAGACGACTTGTTGTTATTCTCCAGAGGGGATACTCAGTCTGTAATGGTGTTGTTGAGATCTTTTGCCACCTTTTCACAATCTTCTGGGTTGCATATGAACAAGCTCAAATCAAATATCTACTTCAATGGAGTCCCAAAGTCTGATAGGGATCATATCATCAGTGCTTCTGGTTGTGTTGAGGGTAACATTCCTTTTAAGTACCTTGGCATCCCAATTGTTGCAGGGAAAATGGGGAAGAAGGACTGTCAAATATTAGTTGATAAAATTGTGGACAGGATTAGATCGTTTGGTGCTAGGAAACTTTCTTATGCAGGAAGGTTGGTGATGGTTCAAGCTGGGCTTACCTCTCTCTACACCTACTGGACTAGCATATTCTTAATTCCTAAAGGAGTTCTGAGGAAGATTGATAGCATTTGTAGGAACTATCTTTGGGATGGTTCTTGTATATATGTGAGAACCCCCTTGGTTAATTGGGACCAGGTTTGCTCACCTAAAAAGGAGGGTGGACTTGGACTTAAAAATAGCTTTACTTGGAACACAGCTACAATGGGGAAGTTGGTATGGTGGATATATAGCAAGCCTGACAGTTTGTGGGTTAAATGGGTGCATCAAATTTATATGAAAGGCAGTGAGTGGGTTACTCACACTCCTAGGACTCACATGGGTGGAAATTGGAAGTCCATCTGTTCTGTTAGAGATGTGTTCTCTGCTGGGTACAGTAATGGGTGTTGGCTTGCGGACATGAGAGGTTACACAGTCAGTTCTGGTTATGAATGGCTAAGGCAGAAAAATCAACAGGTTGGATGGGCAAGATTAATTTGGAAGAGTTGGATGGTGCCTAAGCATAGCTTCTTCTGTTGGCTACTGCTCAGGAAGGCCCTGAATGTCAAAGAAAAACTGTTTAGGCATGGTGTTATTGTTAATGAACAGTGCTGCATATGTGACAATGGGAAGGAGGATTTCAGTCATCTCTTTCAAGATTGCAGATATACTAAAATGGTGGTGGAGGATATTTGTTCATCCCTGCAAATACCAGTTCCAACTGGGAATGGTATTGTTTGGATAGGAAGAAGGAATTGGCCTGCTTATAAGAAGAATGTCTGTACACTTGCATTCATGGCAATGTACTATGCAATCTGGCAGCAACGCAACAGTGCCAGAGCAGACGGTGTTCTACTGAAACCTGCTACATTGACTACTCAAATTATCAGATTGATGCAGGTTCATGCAAGGGTGAATCTGGATATGAAGAATTATGAGCAAGAGTTGAATTGGATCAATGCACTTCTCACT AGAGCTGTTCTTGATAGTGCAGCCAAAGGGAGATTTCAGAAGAACGTAGAGGACAGTaaagggtggcgtcttattgaggagatgaCTATTCATGTTGTTgagtatggaaatccccgaggaggTAGGAATGTAAACGAGTTGGTAGTAGCTGAGGTGGAGAGTCCTAGCGGAAGTCTAGGTAGTCCGGAGATTGTAGAGATTGTGGGTGagcatgcacaagtttgtgctattactgagcatgAGATACTATGCGGTAGATGCGccatggaggggcatgaccctattggttgTCTGGCGAGTGTagagcgtgtccttgcttatcaAAAATTCAGGCAAGGAGTTcgtttttctcaattatatgaagactTGACGAGTGCTTCTACTCCTTTGGACTGCAATGCCGTAGCCGAATTCCCCTTCTACAAATGGGGAGtatgccgaactgaaatccttggtttTGAACTTAACGCAACAGCTTGGGGAGAAAAGCAACAAGGATAA